The following are from one region of the Capsicum annuum cultivar UCD-10X-F1 chromosome 1, UCD10Xv1.1, whole genome shotgun sequence genome:
- the LOC107877083 gene encoding uncharacterized protein LOC107877083 isoform X2 (The sequence of the model RefSeq protein was modified relative to this genomic sequence to represent the inferred CDS: added 24 bases not found in genome assembly), which translates to MRKKPVIKHDSSVYHIYKLMINFIFELQISRWLLHFSSQFCSSCLVQELLALPTDACYDQTVCGRCDNVGSSPKLSSKYCSNCDFMKHLTFT; encoded by the exons CATGACTCATCAGTTTATCACATATATAAGTTGATGATTAACTTCATTTTCGAGCTCCAAATAAGTCGGTGGTTGTTGCatttttcttctcagttttgttCATCTTGCTTAG TTCAGGAATTATTAGCATTACCGACTGATGCTTGTTATGATCAAACTGTTTGCGGCAG GTGTGATAATGTTGGTAGTTCACCCAAACTATCTTCAAAGTATTGCAGCAACTGTGATTTCATGAAGCATTTGACCTTTACATAA
- the LOC107877083 gene encoding uncharacterized protein LOC107877083 isoform X1 (The sequence of the model RefSeq protein was modified relative to this genomic sequence to represent the inferred CDS: added 24 bases not found in genome assembly), with amino-acid sequence MRKKPVIKHDSSVYHIYKLMINFIFELQISRWLLHFSSQFCSSCLVQELLALPTDACYDQTVCGRYILIYPQEGDVCNHLSLFLCVANHDKLLPGGKRRKNAEDYDMLLQQQQQTQCIPTKWGLGRIRCMQSIPLPPKK; translated from the exons CATGACTCATCAGTTTATCACATATATAAGTTGATGATTAACTTCATTTTCGAGCTCCAAATAAGTCGGTGGTTGTTGCatttttcttctcagttttgttCATCTTGCTTAG TTCAGGAATTATTAGCATTACCGACTGATGCTTGTTATGATCAAACTGTTTGCGGCAGGTATATTTTGATTTACCCGCAAGAAGGGGATGTCTGCAATCATCTCTCTTTGTTTCTGTGTGTGGCTAATCATGACAAGCTCCTTCCAG GTGGGAAAAGAAGGAAGAACGCAGAAGATTATGATATGctacttcaacaacaacaacaaacccagtgtattcccacaaagtggggtctggggaggataagatgtatgcagtccataccgctacctccgaagaagtag